The proteins below are encoded in one region of Triticum aestivum cultivar Chinese Spring chromosome 1B, IWGSC CS RefSeq v2.1, whole genome shotgun sequence:
- the LOC123110047 gene encoding endoglucanase 14 produces the protein MVASARMLLVAAVVGFLATTACQAAQRNYATALTKSLLYFEAQRSGRLPPTQRVQWRGNSALKDGADHGVDLTGGYYDSGDNVKFGFPMAFTATMLSWSVVEHRGRLAAAGELGHALEAVRWGADYLAKAHARPDVLYVNVGDGDSDHACWERPEDMDTPRRSYLVNATHPGSDVAAETAAALAAASVAFTGPRGDSRYASTLLKHAKQLFQFAKNNRGLYQNSIPSARSFYSSSGDEDELLWAAVWLYIATGHHEYKAYIAGANNVGGVRQSLSWDDKFVGAQALVAKLILQGKLPNNGRHAEMRSNVESFLCNVVQHGDGRSGRLTPGGMLYLQPWSNLQDVTTAMFVLVTHADHLAAARASLQCGGVRLPPAQLVSFARSQADYILGKNPMKMSYMVGVGKRYPTQPHHRGASLPSLTNNPGKISCGKGSEYFHRSAPNLNVIDGAIVGGPDNNDHYDDSRGNYQQGEPSTYTVAPIVGVLARLLHN, from the exons ATGGTGGCTAGCGCCAGGATGCTTCTCGTTGCCGCCGTGGTAGGGTTTTTGGCAACCACGGCGTGCCAAGCCGCCCAGCGGAACTACGCCACCGCGCTCACCAAGTCGCTGCTCTACTTCGAGGCGCAGCGCTCCGGCAGGCTGCCGCCGACCCAGCGCGTCCAGTGGCGCGGCAACTcggccctcaaggacggcgccgACCACGGG GTGGATCTTACCGGCGGCTACTACGACTCCGGCGACAACGTCAAGTTCGGGTTCCCCATGGCGTTCACGGCGACCATGCTGTCGTGGAGCGTGGTGGAGCACCGGGGCCGGCTGGCCGCAGCGGGGGAGCTGGGCCACGCGCTCGAGGCGGTGCGCTGGGGCGCCGACTACCTGGCCAAGGCGCACGCCCGCCCCGATGTGCTCTACGTGAATGTCGGCGACGGCGACTCCGACCACGCGTGCTGGGAGCGGCCGGAGGACATGGACACGCCCCGGAGGTCGTACTTGGTGAACGCCACCCACCCGGGCTCCGATGTCGCCGCCGAGACGGCGGCGGCACTGGCCGCGGCCTCCGTCGCGTTCACGGGGCCGCGCGGCGACTCCCGGTACGCGTCTACGCTTCTGAAGCACGCGAAACAG TTGTTTCAGTTCGCCAAGAACAACCGTGGCCTCTACCAGAACAGCATTCCATCGGCCAGAAGTTTCTACAGTAGCAGCGGCGACGAG GACGAGCTGCTGTGGGCAGCTGTCTGGCTCTACATCGCCACCGGCCACCACGAGTACAAGGCCTACATCGCCGGCGCCAACAACGTCGGCGGGGTGCGGCAGTCGTTATCCTGGGACGACAAGTTCGTCGGAGCCCAGGCACTGGTCGCCAAG CTCATCCTCCAAGGGAAGCTGCCCAACAACGGCCGCCACGCCGAGATGAGGAGCAACGTGGAGAGCTTCCTCTGCAACGTCGTTCAGCACGGTGACGGCCGCAGCGGGCGGCTCACCCCGGGCGGCATGCTCTACCTGCAGCCCTGGTCCAACCTGCAGGACGTCACGACGGCGATGTTCGTCCTCGTCACGCACGCCGACCACCTGGCGGCGGCAAGGGCTTCCCTGCAGTGCGGCGGCGTGAGGCTACCGCCGGCACAGCTCGTCTCGTTCGCCCGGTCACAGGCGGACTACATCCTTGGCAAGAACCCCATGAAGATGAGCTACATGGTTGGGGTAGGAAAGAGGTACCCGACGCAGCCGCACCACCGCGGCGCGTCGCTGCCGTCCCTCACGAACAACCCGGGGAAGATCTCCTGCGGCAAGGGATCCGAGTACTTCCACAGGTCTGCGCCCAACTTGAATGTGATTGACGGCGCCATCGTCGGAGGGCCTGACAACAACGACCATTACGACGATTCTCGGGGAAATTACCAGCAAGGAGAGCCATCAACCTACACCGTCGCGCCCATCGTCGGAGTGCTTGCAAGGCTTCTGCATAACTGA